Proteins encoded together in one Lathyrus oleraceus cultivar Zhongwan6 chromosome 5, CAAS_Psat_ZW6_1.0, whole genome shotgun sequence window:
- the LOC127086615 gene encoding CEN-like protein 2, giving the protein MSIITDPLVIGRVIGDVVDDFTTTMKMSVTYNTKQVYNGHEFFPSSLTTKPKVQIHGGDMRSFFTLIMTDPDVPGPSDPYLKEHLHWIVTDIPGTTDATFGKEVMKYEMPRPQIGIHRFVFLLYKQKRRQTVMKIPTSRDLFNTQKFAQDNDLGPPVAAVFFNAQRETAARRR; this is encoded by the exons ATGAGTATTATAACAGATCCTCTTGTAATTGGAAGAGTGATTGGAGATGTAGTTGATGATTTCACCACAACTATGAAAATGTCTGTCACTTACAACACTAAACAAGTCTACAATGGTCATGAGTTTTTTCCTTCCTCACTTACCACTAAGCCTAAGGTTCAGATTCATGGTGGTGACATGAGATCTTTCTTCACTCTG ATCATGACAGATCCGGATGTTCCTGGCCCTAGTGATCCGTACCTGAAAGAACACTTACACTG GATAGTGACAGATATACCAGGCACAACAGATGCTACATTTG GAAAAGAAGTGATGAAATATGAAATGCCACGTCCTCAAATAGGAATTCATAGGTTTGTGTTTCTCCTTTACAAACAGAAGCGCAGACAGACAGTGATGAAAATACCAACATCAAGAGATCTCTTTAACACACAGAAATTTGCACAAGACAATGACCTCGGGCCTCCTGTGGCTGCTGTTTTTTTCAATGCTCAAAGGGAGACAGCTGCCAGAAGACGTTGA